Proteins found in one Prochlorothrix hollandica PCC 9006 = CALU 1027 genomic segment:
- the xseB gene encoding exodeoxyribonuclease VII small subunit: MPRKAKTTPADSSPQDEQMDMLPAAATGLPPDWNYEATVAEVEAIVAQIEGGELELADLFDRFELAVNRLRQCEAFLDAKQKQVDLLIETL; the protein is encoded by the coding sequence ATGCCCCGCAAAGCTAAAACCACCCCCGCCGACTCTTCCCCCCAGGATGAACAAATGGATATGCTGCCTGCCGCTGCCACGGGCTTACCCCCAGATTGGAATTATGAGGCAACGGTGGCGGAAGTGGAGGCGATCGTGGCCCAAATTGAAGGGGGGGAGTTGGAACTGGCGGATTTATTCGATCGCTTTGAACTGGCAGTTAATCGCTTGCGCCAGTGTGAGGCGTTTCTGGATGCCAAGCAAAAGCAAGTGGATTTATTAATCGAGACTCTTTAG
- a CDS encoding HAD family hydrolase, whose amino-acid sequence MIPALADLSLQQFSDYAQGLPPSAPGMTLFCDFDGPIVDVSDRYYATYRMGLSQTHSHYRTKPRKAIAIRAMCKTQFWQMKQERVPDLEIALRSGLQGEAIDYFLGQVRHQVNLPGLLQKDRLQPGVLWALSLLKEQGFRLVLVTLRCTDQVNDILQQYQLQSLFDAIYGSEETDAAYLNYTDAKTKLLRQAVARHSFTQAQDSPATALPGWMIGDTEADVVAAQTLGIPAIALTCGIRSEAYLAKLKPHAIHSSLLLLAHSLLRRHSPDPGGV is encoded by the coding sequence ATGATCCCAGCCCTTGCCGATTTGTCTCTTCAGCAATTTTCCGATTACGCCCAAGGATTGCCGCCTTCTGCACCGGGCATGACGTTGTTTTGTGATTTCGATGGTCCCATTGTGGACGTGTCGGATCGCTACTATGCCACCTATCGCATGGGGCTGTCCCAAACCCATAGCCACTATCGCACCAAGCCCCGCAAGGCGATCGCCATCCGGGCCATGTGCAAGACGCAATTTTGGCAAATGAAACAGGAACGAGTTCCTGATCTGGAAATTGCCCTGCGATCGGGGTTGCAGGGGGAAGCCATTGACTATTTTCTCGGTCAAGTGCGGCACCAGGTCAACCTGCCCGGTCTGCTCCAGAAGGATCGCCTGCAACCGGGTGTTCTCTGGGCGCTGTCCTTGCTCAAGGAACAGGGGTTCCGTCTGGTCTTGGTGACCTTGCGCTGTACCGATCAAGTGAATGACATTTTGCAGCAGTATCAGTTGCAATCTCTGTTTGATGCCATTTATGGCAGTGAGGAGACGGATGCGGCCTATCTCAACTATACGGATGCCAAAACCAAGCTGCTGCGCCAAGCCGTGGCCCGTCACAGTTTTACCCAGGCTCAGGACAGCCCTGCCACGGCCTTACCGGGCTGGATGATTGGTGATACGGAGGCGGATGTGGTGGCTGCTCAAACCCTGGGGATTCCCGCGATCGCCCTCACCTGTGGCATTCGTAGCGAAGCCTATTTAGCCAAGCTGAAACCCCATGCCATCCACAGCAGCCTCCTGCTGCTGGCCCACAGTTTGCTGCGGCGACACAGCCCCGACCCTGGGGGGGTGTAG
- a CDS encoding phycobiliprotein lyase yields MTIVQFMAHSSGKWVSHRTRYPLLAAESRTQSEKITLFQEHLPPTSALVVELCNKGNVDPQSALGGLLTRWDKATGRSAGSSLYVPLEPGTTLDPASIPSTLEQSQGDPFLWRVSGQGVNLGRYKQQNEGWVWITAQAGICTEERIWFPGENLRLRSSLSHHGDQTYGHVSFYSEILMGAAGTKP; encoded by the coding sequence ATGACCATTGTTCAATTCATGGCCCACAGTAGCGGCAAATGGGTCTCCCATCGCACCCGCTATCCCCTGCTAGCAGCAGAATCTCGGACCCAATCTGAGAAAATAACCCTCTTTCAAGAACATTTACCCCCCACCTCTGCCCTAGTGGTGGAATTATGCAACAAAGGCAACGTGGATCCCCAGTCTGCCCTAGGGGGGCTACTGACCCGCTGGGATAAGGCAACGGGGCGATCGGCGGGATCCTCCCTCTATGTTCCTTTGGAGCCAGGGACGACCTTAGATCCCGCATCCATACCCTCAACCCTAGAGCAATCCCAGGGTGACCCATTTTTGTGGCGTGTATCGGGCCAAGGGGTAAACCTAGGGCGGTATAAACAGCAGAACGAAGGCTGGGTTTGGATCACGGCCCAGGCCGGGATTTGCACCGAGGAACGCATCTGGTTTCCTGGGGAAAATCTACGCCTGCGCTCCAGTCTCAGCCATCACGGAGACCAAACCTACGGCCATGTTAGTTTTTATTCTGAAATTCTCATGGGAGCAGCAGGGACTAAACCCTGA
- a CDS encoding bifunctional 4-hydroxy-2-oxoglutarate aldolase/2-dehydro-3-deoxy-phosphogluconate aldolase, whose amino-acid sequence MDGSRIVTDWLRQMQQQRVIAVIRSPSLSLGWAMAQAALEGGIGCVEVAWTSAQAQELLQRLRSAFPDRYIGAGTILDRQQLQGAIAAGAQFCFSPVMDPRLIQASHRQGVPFIPGALTPTEIERAWTAGAAGVKVFPVNSLGGSAYVHSLQGPLGHIPLIPTGGVSRDNLEALLQAGAIAVGLSHSLFPLAQVQRHDWNAIRDYGASVVAIAQRFNQGQSPDPVANPVADPVADPSKTSPYSDTNTETLA is encoded by the coding sequence ATGGATGGCAGTCGAATCGTGACGGACTGGTTGCGGCAGATGCAACAGCAACGGGTGATTGCGGTGATTCGATCGCCCAGCCTGAGCCTGGGTTGGGCCATGGCTCAAGCGGCCCTGGAGGGGGGGATTGGTTGTGTGGAGGTGGCCTGGACGAGTGCCCAGGCCCAGGAGCTACTGCAACGGTTACGATCGGCCTTTCCCGATCGCTACATTGGCGCAGGCACCATTTTGGATCGGCAGCAACTGCAAGGGGCGATCGCCGCCGGAGCGCAGTTTTGCTTTAGTCCGGTGATGGATCCCCGGTTAATCCAAGCCTCCCATCGCCAGGGGGTTCCCTTTATCCCCGGTGCCCTGACCCCCACAGAAATCGAGCGGGCTTGGACAGCGGGGGCGGCGGGGGTCAAGGTGTTTCCGGTCAATAGCCTGGGGGGGTCCGCCTATGTCCACAGTTTGCAGGGTCCCCTGGGCCATATTCCCTTGATCCCCACCGGGGGGGTGAGCCGGGATAATCTGGAGGCGTTGCTCCAGGCGGGGGCGATCGCCGTGGGCCTGTCCCACAGCCTGTTTCCCCTGGCCCAGGTGCAGCGCCACGACTGGAACGCCATCCGCGACTATGGGGCTTCGGTGGTGGCCATTGCCCAACGGTTTAACCAGGGGCAGTCTCCGGATCCTGTGGCGAATCCTGTGGCGGATCCTGTGGCGGATCCCAGCAAGACCTCCCCCTATTCCGACACCAACACCGAGACCCTGGCCTGA
- a CDS encoding DNA polymerase III subunit alpha, whose protein sequence is MSFVGLHVHSDYSLLDGASQLSQLVNKAEELGMPALALTDHGVMYGAVELLKTCKGRKVKPIIGNEMYVIDGRLSDPPDKKKRIKKYHQVTLAKNTQGYRNLTKLTSASHLQGMRGKGIFARPCIDKDLLVQYHEGLITTSACLGGEVPQAILQGQYDAARAAAQWYKNVFGDDYYIEIQDHGSREDRIVNVELVRIAEELNIEIIATNDSHYISCYDVEAHDALLCILTGKRVTDEKRLRYSGTEYLKSADEMRLLFRDHLPEDVIERAIATTLEVAAKIEPYDILSPPRPLDYPVPIGYNDDDYMAKVARDGLVDRFKCGSYDNISGEYQERLEYEIKMMQEMGFASYFLVVWDYIKFARDNNIPVGPGRGSAAGSLVAYAMAITNIDPVHHGLLFERFLNPERKSMPDIDTDFCISRREEVIDYVTQKYGNDRVAQIITFNRMTSKAVLRDVGRVLDIPLKEVDFMAKKIPTMRGKPAKLKVMISEDSPDPEFSKRYIDDMTVPNSDPPITYRRWIDMAMRIEGTNKSAGVHAAGVVISAEPLDQLVPLQRNADGAVITQYYMEDVEAMGLLKMDFLGLKNLTMIQKTVELIEEYRGEKIDPDGLDMQNLDTYKLLAKGDLEGVFQVESSGMRQIVRDLKPSNLEDISSILALYRPGPLDAGLIPKFINRKHGRERIEYEHPKLETILNETYGILCYQEQIMKIAQDLAGYSLGQADLLRRCMGKKKPDEMAKYQETFVGGAVDRGVDPKTAQNLWDQMVKFAEYCFNKSHSTAYGYVTFQTAYLKANYPVEYMAALLTVNSSNQDKVQKYIANCQSMDITVELPDINRSGEDFTPLQDRILFGLSAVRNVGEGAIGQIIAVRNSSGPFKSLADFCDRVDGAVRNRRVLEAMVHCGALDKLEPQANRRQMAEDLPLILDWAQSRAKDRDSGQGNLFDLTGGGSTAPKQDSNTFESAPKAPAVVDYSPQERLKREKELLGFYVSDHPLKAVQRSSWVLAPVNVADMGDYVDYKGTVSAIVMLPEVKPIITKKGDAMAIVILEDLSGQVDGVVFPKAFARIGGYIQPDARLMVWGKVDRRDEQCQFIIDDAEPVEAVRMVMVELDAGIAKDIQEQQRLKTVLQDSQGDLDQAKVPVVAIIHGQQRRQFVRLGAQFRVQNPEITVQALLERNFQARVSVLVSE, encoded by the coding sequence ATGTCTTTTGTTGGGTTACACGTCCACAGCGACTATAGTCTCCTTGATGGGGCCAGCCAACTGTCCCAACTGGTGAATAAAGCAGAAGAGTTAGGCATGCCCGCCCTGGCCTTAACAGATCATGGGGTGATGTATGGGGCGGTGGAATTACTGAAAACCTGCAAAGGCCGCAAGGTCAAGCCGATTATTGGCAATGAAATGTATGTCATTGATGGCCGTCTCAGTGATCCTCCTGACAAGAAAAAACGGATTAAAAAGTATCACCAAGTTACCCTCGCTAAAAACACCCAGGGGTACCGCAACCTCACCAAACTCACCAGTGCATCCCACCTCCAAGGAATGCGGGGTAAAGGAATTTTTGCCCGTCCCTGCATTGATAAAGACTTACTGGTGCAATACCATGAGGGCTTAATTACCACCAGTGCCTGTTTAGGGGGGGAAGTTCCCCAGGCAATTTTACAGGGTCAATATGATGCGGCCCGTGCAGCAGCCCAATGGTATAAAAATGTCTTTGGCGATGATTATTACATTGAGATCCAAGATCATGGATCCAGGGAAGATCGCATCGTTAATGTGGAATTGGTGCGCATTGCTGAAGAACTAAATATAGAAATTATTGCTACCAATGATTCCCATTATATTTCCTGTTATGACGTGGAGGCCCATGATGCCCTGTTGTGTATCCTGACGGGGAAGCGGGTCACCGATGAGAAACGGCTGCGCTATAGCGGCACCGAATACCTGAAATCTGCCGATGAGATGCGGTTACTGTTTCGGGATCATTTGCCGGAAGATGTGATTGAACGGGCGATCGCCACCACCCTAGAAGTCGCCGCCAAAATTGAACCCTACGACATTCTCAGCCCGCCCCGTCCCCTGGATTATCCCGTTCCCATTGGCTATAACGACGATGACTATATGGCGAAGGTGGCGCGGGATGGCTTGGTCGATCGCTTTAAATGTGGCAGCTACGACAACATCAGTGGGGAATATCAAGAGCGCCTAGAATACGAAATCAAAATGATGCAGGAGATGGGGTTTGCCAGCTACTTTCTGGTGGTGTGGGACTACATCAAATTTGCGCGAGATAATAATATTCCCGTGGGTCCCGGTCGGGGTTCGGCGGCAGGTTCCCTGGTGGCCTATGCCATGGCTATTACTAACATTGATCCCGTCCACCATGGCCTTCTATTTGAGCGTTTCCTCAACCCAGAACGCAAATCCATGCCGGATATTGACACAGATTTTTGTATCTCTCGGCGGGAAGAAGTCATTGACTATGTGACTCAAAAATATGGCAACGATCGCGTTGCCCAAATCATCACCTTCAACCGCATGACCTCCAAAGCGGTGCTGCGGGACGTGGGGCGGGTCTTGGACATTCCCCTCAAAGAAGTCGATTTTATGGCCAAAAAGATTCCCACCATGCGGGGCAAACCGGCCAAGCTCAAGGTCATGATTTCTGAAGATAGCCCCGACCCCGAATTTAGCAAGCGCTACATCGACGACATGACGGTGCCCAACAGCGATCCCCCCATCACCTACCGCCGCTGGATTGATATGGCGATGCGCATCGAAGGCACCAACAAAAGCGCTGGGGTTCATGCCGCCGGGGTGGTCATTTCCGCAGAACCCTTGGATCAATTGGTGCCCCTCCAACGCAATGCCGATGGCGCAGTAATCACCCAGTACTACATGGAAGATGTGGAGGCCATGGGGTTACTGAAGATGGATTTCCTCGGTCTCAAAAACCTGACAATGATCCAAAAAACCGTGGAACTTATTGAAGAATACCGGGGCGAAAAAATTGATCCTGATGGTCTAGATATGCAGAATCTGGACACCTATAAGCTACTGGCCAAGGGGGATTTAGAGGGGGTGTTTCAGGTGGAATCGTCGGGAATGCGCCAAATTGTCCGCGACTTGAAACCCTCCAACTTGGAAGATATTTCTTCGATTCTGGCGCTCTATCGTCCGGGTCCCTTGGATGCAGGCTTAATTCCCAAGTTTATCAACCGGAAACATGGCCGAGAACGCATTGAATATGAGCATCCCAAGCTGGAAACCATCCTCAATGAGACCTATGGCATTTTATGTTACCAAGAACAAATCATGAAAATAGCCCAGGATTTAGCAGGCTATTCCCTGGGCCAAGCTGACCTCCTGCGGCGCTGTATGGGTAAAAAGAAACCCGATGAAATGGCGAAATACCAGGAGACCTTTGTGGGGGGAGCCGTCGATCGGGGTGTGGATCCGAAAACAGCCCAGAACCTGTGGGATCAAATGGTCAAGTTTGCGGAGTATTGCTTTAACAAATCCCACTCCACCGCCTACGGCTATGTCACCTTCCAAACCGCCTACCTCAAAGCCAACTATCCCGTGGAATACATGGCGGCGTTGCTGACGGTTAATAGCAGCAACCAGGACAAGGTCCAAAAATACATCGCCAACTGCCAATCCATGGATATCACCGTGGAATTGCCAGACATTAATCGCTCCGGGGAAGACTTTACCCCCCTCCAAGATCGCATTTTATTTGGTCTCTCCGCCGTGCGGAACGTGGGGGAAGGGGCCATTGGCCAAATCATCGCTGTGCGCAACAGCAGCGGACCCTTCAAAAGCTTGGCGGATTTCTGCGATCGCGTTGATGGAGCCGTGCGTAACCGGCGAGTCCTGGAAGCCATGGTTCACTGTGGCGCGTTGGACAAACTGGAACCCCAGGCCAACCGGCGGCAAATGGCAGAAGATCTGCCCCTGATTTTGGACTGGGCACAGTCCCGCGCCAAGGATCGAGACAGCGGCCAGGGCAACCTGTTTGATTTAACGGGGGGAGGCAGCACCGCCCCCAAGCAGGACAGCAACACCTTTGAGTCAGCCCCCAAAGCCCCCGCCGTGGTGGACTACTCCCCCCAAGAACGGCTGAAACGGGAAAAAGAACTATTGGGGTTTTATGTGTCGGACCATCCCCTCAAGGCCGTCCAGCGATCGAGTTGGGTTCTCGCCCCGGTCAATGTGGCGGACATGGGGGACTATGTGGACTACAAGGGCACCGTCAGCGCCATTGTCATGTTGCCGGAGGTCAAGCCCATCATCACCAAAAAGGGGGATGCCATGGCCATCGTCATCCTCGAAGACCTGTCGGGCCAAGTGGATGGGGTGGTCTTTCCCAAAGCCTTTGCCCGCATTGGCGGCTATATCCAGCCCGATGCGCGGTTGATGGTGTGGGGCAAGGTCGATCGGCGCGATGAGCAATGTCAATTCATCATCGATGATGCGGAACCCGTGGAGGCAGTGCGCATGGTGATGGTGGAACTGGACGCGGGCATTGCCAAGGATATCCAAGAACAACAGCGCCTGAAAACCGTGCTCCAGGACAGCCAGGGCGATCTCGACCAGGCCAAGGTGCCCGTGGTGGCCATTATCCACGGTCAGCAGCGCCGTCAGTTTGTGCGCCTCGGTGCCCAGTTTCGGGTCCAGAACCCAGAGATCACGGTGCAGGCGCTTCTGGAACGCAATTTTCAGGCCAGGGTCTCGGTGTTGGTGTCGGAATAG
- a CDS encoding HesB/IscA family protein, with translation MVIQLSPAARAEILRFNRHCTHPPHRVRLGVQAGGCAGLHYTLEFNATTSPEDPTTPPNVQYDKDGIQILVDPALSSYIGQLSLDYVEDLTGGTFRFENSKAAQVCNCGQSFAL, from the coding sequence GTGGTGATCCAACTCAGTCCCGCTGCCCGTGCTGAAATTCTTCGCTTTAACCGCCACTGTACCCACCCTCCCCATCGGGTACGTTTAGGGGTGCAGGCAGGGGGATGCGCCGGTTTGCATTACACCCTGGAGTTCAATGCCACGACTTCTCCAGAGGATCCCACCACTCCCCCCAATGTGCAATACGACAAGGATGGGATCCAAATTCTGGTGGACCCTGCCCTCAGTTCCTATATTGGGCAGTTGAGCCTGGACTATGTGGAAGATCTGACCGGGGGGACCTTCCGGTTTGAAAATTCTAAAGCAGCCCAAGTCTGCAACTGTGGCCAGTCCTTCGCTCTCTAA
- a CDS encoding diguanylate cyclase domain-containing protein encodes MKPDQSLILVVDDITSNLKILGGILQPKGFNVTFAKNGQQALERIVSSQPDLILLDLMMPEMDGLTVCKLLKKDDRFHKIPIIFLTASHEQDHLLQAFSEGAVDYIKKPFNAPELLARVETHLELKHLQDLDAQQLAQERLIRHVVQATMESLDLKDILKAAVDGIRDYFKADRVLIYQYIYEYMDSHHRELDCSKGRIIAESLVNGYTSFLGLSLGECPWFVTDTKNPRSVHFYNTATNMETSHHKAKLLQWQVKAELVSPIFQRSEHWGSLIIHRCQSSEPWAPETVQVLSSLLEQLELAIQQAHLYQQLQLANQELRQLANVDSLTGVANRRYFDTYLAETWARLQQEQALFSLILCDIDYFKAYNDHYGHPHGDACLQQVAQAIAQATHRPTDLAARYGGEEFALLLPYTSPEGAQQVAQRLQQNIAALAIPHAQSNLDPHLTLSIGLSTLMPNPASSPEQLVSMADRALYHAKEQGRNCLKIWNA; translated from the coding sequence ATGAAACCTGATCAATCCCTCATTTTAGTCGTTGATGATATCACTTCAAATCTTAAGATTCTGGGGGGGATTCTACAACCCAAGGGTTTCAATGTAACCTTTGCTAAAAATGGTCAACAAGCCCTTGAACGCATTGTCAGCTCCCAGCCGGATTTGATTTTGCTGGATTTAATGATGCCGGAGATGGATGGCCTAACGGTTTGTAAGCTTCTGAAAAAGGACGATCGCTTTCACAAAATTCCTATCATTTTCTTGACCGCTAGCCATGAGCAGGATCACTTACTCCAAGCGTTTTCCGAGGGAGCCGTTGATTACATCAAGAAACCCTTCAACGCTCCAGAACTGTTAGCACGGGTTGAAACCCATCTAGAACTCAAACATCTTCAGGATCTCGACGCTCAACAACTGGCCCAAGAACGCCTCATTCGCCATGTTGTTCAAGCGACTATGGAATCCTTGGATCTAAAAGATATCTTAAAGGCGGCTGTGGACGGAATTCGTGATTATTTCAAGGCCGATCGCGTTTTGATCTATCAGTATATCTATGAGTATATGGATAGCCATCACCGTGAACTGGACTGCTCCAAGGGCAGAATTATAGCGGAATCCTTAGTTAACGGCTACACCTCTTTCCTCGGTCTCTCCTTAGGGGAATGCCCGTGGTTTGTGACCGATACGAAAAACCCCCGATCGGTGCATTTTTACAACACAGCAACGAATATGGAAACCTCCCACCATAAAGCCAAACTGTTACAGTGGCAGGTCAAGGCGGAATTGGTGTCTCCTATTTTCCAGCGATCGGAACATTGGGGATCCCTCATAATCCATCGTTGCCAATCCTCTGAACCCTGGGCACCCGAAACCGTCCAAGTGCTATCCTCCCTGCTGGAACAACTAGAACTCGCCATCCAACAGGCCCATCTTTACCAACAACTCCAGTTAGCTAATCAGGAACTGCGGCAACTCGCCAACGTGGACAGCTTAACCGGGGTAGCCAACCGCCGTTATTTTGACACCTACCTCGCGGAAACCTGGGCACGACTTCAACAAGAGCAAGCCTTATTCTCACTGATCCTGTGTGATATTGACTATTTCAAAGCCTATAACGATCACTACGGTCACCCCCACGGGGATGCTTGCTTGCAGCAGGTAGCCCAAGCCATTGCCCAAGCCACCCATCGCCCCACCGATCTAGCAGCCCGGTATGGCGGCGAAGAATTTGCCCTCCTCTTGCCCTACACCTCCCCAGAGGGTGCCCAACAGGTGGCCCAACGACTCCAGCAAAATATTGCTGCCTTAGCCATCCCCCATGCCCAATCCAATCTTGACCCCCACCTCACCCTCAGCATTGGTCTAAGCACCCTGATGCCAAACCCCGCCAGTTCCCCAGAGCAACTGGTGAGTATGGCCGATCGTGCCCTCTACCACGCCAAAGAACAGGGACGCAATTGCCTGAAAATCTGGAATGCCTAA